TTTGATGAAGGTGGAAATATTTGAGACTGTGAGGGAGCGATGGTTGGCGGGATGTGTTTCGGTATTAGAATTTTCGATGTTAGAATTTCCAGTGTTAGGGGTGTTCGTGTTTGAGTTGGCCGATGTATTAGTCATGGCGGTGGTTAAGGGTGTTGGCGGCGTTTAGGGTTGCGGCTGTGGATTAGGGTTTCGGTCGGCGGCGGTGAGGGATGTAGGAGGAGAGAGAGATGGAGGTAGACTAGGTTTtggtctctgataccatataaTAATATGAATTCTCAGTGATTGTTATTGATATGTAATTTAGTATATATAGAGAATACAGTTCACTCTGTAGTGAACGACTAACCGTATATTCTAGGCTAGAATTAGGGAACTAAATGTGTCAAAGATACAGATAAATCAACAAATAATATATACTCTAATACTGGATAACGGTCTGTACAATCTATATACTCGTGTTTTCTGAAACTATATATGtacaaaatttgacaaaattgcAATGATCTTCAAGGTTGAACATAGTTGAGGAATATGTCTTCTCTAAATGGAAGTGTAAGAGCACCCATAGGATGATCAAATCCAAAGTGTTCCTCAGCTTTCTTTAACAATTTTTGGAAGGAGGGCTGATTCAACACAGAAATTGGTAGTATAAATCTCTTCATTTCGCCCTCTCCAACATAAACTGCAAAGGAGCCTTTCGGAACTGAAGCTGCTTTATTAGATACCATGTTTGATCTACCAAGAATGCGCTTAGCATTCATAACACCACGGAATAGAATTGCCATTCTTGTTTTCTTTACTTTTTGTTTGCTCCACGAAAATACTAGTAGTGAAGGATGGTTTTTCTTTCAAGATTTGTTAATATGGTTACTGACTTGTACATCTaatcatacatatatatatatagtaagatCTGGAATCAATGTGTGAATAAGCTGTGAAGAGGCCTTTCAAGTGGGGTTTAGCAGATGAAGGATAATCACATGGCTCTGTCTTCCAACTTATTATCAATTACTTGGTCATGATTAATTCTGCATATAAATTGTTGGAACACCAATCTTGAATTATTTATTTCCCTTCGTTGAAATTAGGCATT
The window above is part of the Euphorbia lathyris chromosome 3, ddEupLath1.1, whole genome shotgun sequence genome. Proteins encoded here:
- the LOC136223698 gene encoding auxin-responsive protein SAUR21-like, with the translated sequence MAILFRGVMNAKRILGRSNMVSNKAASVPKGSFAVYVGEGEMKRFILPISVLNQPSFQKLLKKAEEHFGFDHPMGALTLPFREDIFLNYVQP